From one Planococcus citri chromosome 3, ihPlaCitr1.1, whole genome shotgun sequence genomic stretch:
- the LOC135840979 gene encoding uncharacterized protein LOC135840979 — MSSETGDKSDSDSVKSRETMESETKREYVADQINPDQPIYKSLKILEIRVVCLEKSFNFGEILDADSAQCDLDELNSIKSRIDELFESHFHEQLISIQQNFDQRCRNLRNRYMQIISRKRRSETPLDSNSAPPMKLPALEVPHFSGDLHKWGSFKSRFLHLAADKRIANDEISKRQFLYQALDGDAKDMVENLRDSPFEKIWDVLVKFYDDPFRRAKSQYKQLFVEKSANTLRQRLVSYRQHTAGLKLACSEFNIDPFDLVTIAHFLDDPQTNNTVRLQWERQTTANPESCTLDEFLNFLEREATSCDRAFDRGQKPYGKGPKFQKNATMKSGKTQGHTMVQQQSKPTLKKKPPCVLCSGEHYLNQCDEFKRKTPDE, encoded by the coding sequence atgtcTTCCGAAACGGGTGATAAGTCTGATTCTGATTCAGTAAAGAGCCGCGAAACTATGGAAAGTGAAACCAAACGCGAGTATGTTGCCGATCAAATTAATCCTGATCAACCGATAtataaatcgttgaaaatattggaaattcgTGTCGTTTGCTTagaaaaaagcttcaattttggtgaaattctcGACGCGGATAGTGCCCAATGCGATCTCGACGAGCTGAACTCCATCAAATCGCGTATTGACGAGTTGTTTGAATCTCATTTTCATGAGCAGCTGATTTCGATCCAACAGAATTTCGATCAACGATGCCGAAACTTAAGAAACAGGTATATGCAAATTATTTCTCGTAAAAGGCGCAGTGAGACCCCTCTTGATTCGAATTCGGCGCCTCCGATGAAGCTGCCTGCGCTAGAAGTGCCTCATTTCAGTGGTGATCTTCATAAATGGGGATCGTTTAAATCTCGTTTTCTCCATCTTGCCGCGGATAAGCGCATCGCAAATGATGAGATAAGTAAGCGACAGTTTTTATATCAAGCATTAGATGGCGATGCTAAAGATATGGTTGAAAATCTCCGAGATAGTCCGTTCGAAAAAATATGGGATGTTTTGGTCAAGTTTTATGACGATCCATTTCGCCGAGCCAAGTCGCAGTATAAGCAgcttttcgttgaaaaatcagCCAATACTTTACGTCAGCGTTTGGTGTCTTATCGTCAGCATACTGCTGGTTTGAAGTTGGCGTGTTCCGAGTTCAACATCGACCCATTTGATCTGGTGACCATCGCTCACTTCTTAGATGATCCACAAACGAATAATACGGTGCGTTTGCAATGGGAACGCCAAACAACAGCGAATCCAGAGTCCTGCACACTCGATGAATTTCTAAATTTCCTCGAACGGGAAGCTACTTCCTGTGACAGAGCGTTTGATCGAGGTCAAAAACCTTATGGGAAAGGCCCAAAGTTCCAGAAAAATGCAACGATGAAATCAGGCAAAACTCAAGGCCACACCATGGTGCAGCAGCAGTCCAAACCAACGTTAAAGAAGAAACCACCCTGCGTTTTGTGTTCCGGTGAGCATTACTTAAATCAGTGCGACGAGTTCAAAAGGAAAACTCCAGATGAGTGA
- the LOC135839114 gene encoding uncharacterized protein LOC135839114, translating into MSTDISVGGLGGKNAAVNQCVDVTIISRYNSSEITVRCLVVENIVSSVVPNQFFEINSWNLPSHLYLADPYFNIPDDIDILLGLDIFWKILKSENFNLGANLPKLKETELGWIIAGSFRTAETTQGTMVFILQLSNNELLNQMKKFWSIEHQISNFPLTADELACEAIYQKTTYRQSDGRFVVSLPFKKDPALLGQSRFEALKQFMHLEKRLKNNPQMKEKYVSCMNEYIELGHMVEISENLESNSAPKHVYYVPHHAVINPSSTSTSQRTVFNASMKTSSGVSLNDLLYTGPVVQPKLRGILTRFRLYAYVMTADIVKMYRQIRRNPDHTAYQRIFWRNSPEEKLKVCELTTVTFGERSAQYEATRTLKKLAEDYGANFPNAKSAILSDFYVDNLLTGSNSLEQAKATQEELIALLNSAGLPLSKWSSNSPELLSKIDPLKIEPMSRVSFDDKEMVKTLGMYWAPCDDTLRFWFEKPNVTEARTKRQILGIIASIYDPMGLVGPITVTAKCFMQEIWKFIVEDEKRKIYWDETVPDKILRPWREFAAQLHLLNKISIPRHITPSNTSIIYELHGFSDASSRAYGAVLYLRAISGKEVQVHLLCSKSRVAPLKEISIPRMELLAAELLAEMAHEVALDLSVRVNIASIRLWSDSKIALSWIGTQSYKWSVFVAHRVTKIQSLSKNSQWDYVESTSNPADVLSRGANPIDLCKPNHVWFFGPTWLRNSTSPWPDFLNFVPNPNESEERKTERGIAMVATSFRSNLFNLVGLPDTGTNSSKLAHKLGYKSSDPNELNALTPGHFLIGGPITALQTIDYTNIPSNRLKHWEQINKLTQLFWKRWQSEYLNTLQQRYKWQLPGGELKLGDFVVIKDDHLSPTQWALGRVLELHPGKDGPQQNPQTDGSNNIVIADNTEKS; encoded by the exons ATGAGTACTGATATTTCTGTAGGTGGTTTAGGTGGTAAAAATGCGGCTGTCAATCAGTGTGTTGATGTTACAATAATTTCTAGGTATAATTCATCTGAAATAACAGTTCGTTGCCTTGTTGTCGAAAATATTGTCAGCTCAGTGGTTCCcaaccaatttttcgaaataaattcgTGGAATTTACCATCTCATTTATATCTAGCTGATCCATATTTCAACATACCCGATGATATTGATATATTATTGGGCCtagatattttttggaaaattttgaaatctgaaaacttCAATCTAGGTGCAAATTTGCCAAAGTTGAAGGAGACAGAATTAGGTTGGATCATTGCCGGTAGTTTTAGAACCGCTGAGACGACTCAAGGTACCATGGTATTCATACTTCAGTTAAGTAACAACGAACTTCTCaatcagatgaaaaaattttggtcaattgagcaccaaatttcgaattttccgTTGACAGCTGACGAATTAGCTTGCGAGgctatttatcaaaaaactacttatCGTCAGTCCGATGGTCGATTTGTTGTCTCTTTACCTTTTAAAAAGGATCCTGCTTTATTAGGGCAGTCTCGATTTGAGGCATTGAAACAATTTATGCACTTAGAAAAGCGATTAAAAAATAACCCTCAAATGAAGGAAAAATACGTTTCATGTATGAATGAATATATTGAGCTAGGTCATATggtcgaaatttctgaaaatcttgaGAGTAATTCAGCTCCAAAGCATGTTTATTATGTACCGCATCATGCTGTTATCAATCCCAGCTCAACTTCAACGTCTCAACGTACTGTTTTCAACGCCAGTATGAAAACGTCATCTGGTGTTTCCTTAAACGATCTTTTATACACAGGGCCAGTTGTACAACCCAAGTTGAGAGGCATTCTTACACGATTCCGATTATATGCGTATGTAATGACTGCTGACATTGTTAAAATGTATCGGCAAATTCGGAGAAATCCGGATCATACTGCATATCAGAGAATATTTTGGCGAAATTCTCcggaagaaaaattgaaggtttGCGAATTGACAACAGTTACATTTGGTGAAAGATCAGCCCAATATGAAGCAacaagaactttgaaaaaacttgcTGAAGATTATGGGGCGAATTTTccaaatgcaaaatctgccattttatcagatttctatGTTGACAATTTATTAACCGGCTCAAATTCTTTGGAACAAGCTAAGGCCACTCAAGAGGAGCTTATTGCTCTCTTGAATTCTGCTGGTTTACCTCTCAGCAAGTGGTCCTCGAATTCTCCGGAATTATTATCCAAAATTGATCCATTGAAAATTGAGCCAATGTCTCGTGTTAGTTTTGATGACAAAGAAATGGTCAAAACTTTGGGTATGTACTGGGCTCCTTGCGACGATACTTTGAGATTTTGGTTCGAGAAACCAAACGTGACTGAGGCGCGTACCAAACGCCAAATTTTGGGCATAATTGCTTCAATTTACGACCCAATGGGCTTGGTTGGGCCAATAACAGTCACAGCGAAGTGTTTCATGcaagaaatttggaaatttatagtGGAagacgaaaaacgaaaaatttactgGGATGAAACAGTGCCggacaaaattttgagaccttGGCGAGAGTTTGCAGCGCAACTtcatttattaaataaaatttcgatACCTCGACACATCACTCCTAGCAATACTTCGATAATTTATGAACTCCACGGATTTTCTGATGCGTCATCTCGCGCTTATGGAGCAGTTCTCTATTTGAGAGCTATTTCTGGTAAGGAGGTTCAAGTACATCTTTTGTGCTCGAAATCTCGCGTAGCtcctttgaaagaaatttccatACCTCGAATGGAATTGTTAGCAGCCGAATTGCTGGCTGAAATGGCGCATGAGGTGGCTTTGGACTTATCTGTTCGAGTGAATATCGCTTCCATCAGGTTATGGAGTGACTCAAAAATTGCTCTTTCTTGGATTGGTACTCAATCATATAAATGGAGTGTCTTTGTGGCGCATCGAGTTACTAAAATACAGAGTCTTTCTAAAAATAGCCAATGGGACTATGTTGAGTCAACTAGCAACCCAGCCGATGTATTATCGCGGGGAGCAAATCCTATTGATTTATGTAAGCCCAACCATGTGTGGTTTTTTGGACCAACTTGGTTGAGAAACTCAACTAGTCCTTGGCctgatttcttaaattttgttCCAAATCCCAACGAATCAGAAGAGCGAAAAACTGAACGAGGTATAGCCATGGTAGCAACTTCATTCCGAAGTAATTTGTTCAACCTCGTAGGTTTACCCGATACGGGAACAAATTCCTCAAAACTCGCTCATAAATTAGGTTACA AATCGTCCGATCCGAACGAACTCAACGCCTTGACGCCAGGGCATTTTCTTATTGGCGGACCAATCACAGCATTGCAAACCATCGACTATACAAATATTCCCAGTAATCGATTGAAACACTGGGAACAAATTAATAAACTGACtcaattattttggaaaagGTGGCAATCCGAATATCTGAATACTCTTCAACAACGTTATAAATGGCAATTGCCTGGTGGCGAATTAAAACTAGGTGATTTTGTCGTAATTAAAGATGATCATTTGTCTCCTACGCAGTGGGCCTTAGGTAGGGTACTTGAGTTACATCCAGGTAAAGATG GTCCACAACAAAATCCGCAGACAGATGGGTCCAATAATATTGTAATAGCGGATAACACAGAGAAAAGTTAG